In Xenopus laevis strain J_2021 chromosome 2S, Xenopus_laevis_v10.1, whole genome shotgun sequence, a genomic segment contains:
- the tuba1c.S gene encoding tubulin alpha 1c S homeolog, which yields MRECISIHVGQAGVQIGNACWELYCLEHGIQPDGQMPSDKTIGGGDDSFNTFFSETGAGKHVPRAVFVDLEPTVIDEVRTGTYRQLFHPEQLITGKEDAANNYARGHYTIGKEIIDLVLDRIRKLADQCTGLQGFLVFHSFGGGTGSGFTSLLMERLSVDYGKKSKLEFAIYPAPQVSTAVVEPYNSILTTHTTLEHSDCAFMVDNEAIYDICRRNLDIERPSYTNLNRLISQIVSSITASLRFDGALNVDLTEFQTNLVPYPRIHFPLATYAPVISAEKAYHEQLTVADITNACFEPANQMVKCDPRHGKYMACCLLYRGDVVPKDVNAAIATIKTKRTIQFVDWCPTGFKVGINYQPPTVVPGGDLAKVQRAVCMLSNTTAIAEAWARLDHKFDLMYAKRAFVHWYVGEGMEEGEFSEAREDMAALEKDYEEVGADSADAEDEGEEY from the exons CGTGAGTGCATCTCTATCCACGTTGGTCAGGCTGGTGTGCAGATCGGCAATGCCTGCTGGGAACTCTATTGTCTGGAACATGGCATCCAACCTGATGGGCAGATGCCCAGTGATAAGACCATTGGAGGAGGGGACGACTCCTTCAACACCTTTTTCAGTGAAACTGGAGCAGGAAAGCATGTCCCCAGGGCTGTCTTTGTAGACTTGGAACCCACTGTCATTG atGAGGTGCGCACtggcacatacaggcagttaTTTCACCCAGAGCAGTTAATTACAGGGAAGGAAGATGCTGCCAATAATTATGCCCGTGGCCACTACACAATTGGCAAGGAGATCATTGACCTGGTGCTGGACAGGATCCGCAAACTG GCTGACCAGTGCACAGGTCTTCAGGGTTTCCTGGTATTTCACAGCTTTGGAGGTGGCACTGGTTCTGGATTCACCTCCCTGCTAATGGAGCGTCTCTCTGTTGATTATGGAAAGAAGTCCAAGCTAGAATTTGCCATCTATCCAGCTCCTCAGGTCTCAACAGCTGTTGTTGAACCCTACAACTCTATCCTCACCACCCATACCACCCTGGAGCACTCTGATTGTGCTTTCATGGTAGACAATGAGGCCATTTATGATATCTGCCGCAGAAATCTAGATATTGAACGCCCATCTTACACCAACCTGAACAGGCTCATTAGTCAGATAGTGTCTTCTATCACAGCCTCTCTAAGGTTTGATGGAGCCCTGAATGTTGATCTCACAGAGTTCCAGACCAACTTGGTGCCCTATCCCCGTATTCACTTCCCTCTTGCCACTTATGCCCCTGTCATCTCTGCAGAGAAAGCTTATCATGAGCAGCTTACTGTAGCTGACATTACAAACGCCTGCTTTGAGCCAGCTAACCAGATGGTGAAATGTGACCCTCGCCATGGTAAATATATGGCTTGTTGCCTGTTGTACCGTGGTGATGTGGTACCTAAAGATGTAAATGCAGCTATTGCCACCATCAAGACAAAACGTACCATCCAGTTTGTGGACTGGTGCCCAACTGGTTTCAAAGTTGGTATCAATTATCAGCCCCCAACTGTGGTTCCAGGAGGAGACCTGGCCAAGGTGCAGCGTGCTGTGTGTATGCTGAGCAATACCACTGCAATTGCTGAGGCCTGGGCTCGTCTGGACCACAAGTTTGATCTCATGTATGCCAAGCGTGCCTTTGTGCACTGGTATGTGGGTGAGGGTATGGAAGAGGGTGAGTTCTCTGAGGCCCGTGAAGACATGGCTGCCCTGGAGAAGGATTATGAAGAGGTTGGTGCAGATAGTGCCGATGCAGAAGATGAAGGCGAAGAGTATTAA